The Candidatus Hydrogenedentota bacterium genome window below encodes:
- a CDS encoding ABC transporter permease: MNLRRFVWRNALRNKRRTALTMLSIGFSLFLLMILLTFMGMLLNPVIEDDSALRLLTIRTTSLADMMPISYLDKIKRVPNVTHAAPLQWFNGTYRDPNYQFANFATDPKAIWEIYSEQKIAPEQVAAFIADRTAAVAGEDLMRRYGWKIGDRFTLNGNIFPVDLDLKIVGSFTAPITQNMLYFHYDYFNEAMGGLNQAGSYVIKVADAASVPLVSEAIDAMFRNTPAETRTQTEKAFVLGFVSMLGNIQLIILSVAGVVVFTMLLVSVSTMAMSVRERLREVAILRTIGFSRWTVMALVVAEAIFVALAGTGMGIALGESLRLIDLDRITQGFIPKFDPSLSAYLSVLAAGIAIGLISGLLPGWQATNTPITSAMRQLE; encoded by the coding sequence ATGAATTTGAGACGCTTTGTCTGGCGAAACGCGTTGCGCAACAAGCGGCGCACGGCGCTGACGATGCTGAGCATCGGCTTCTCGCTGTTTCTTTTGATGATCCTCCTCACCTTCATGGGGATGCTGTTGAACCCGGTGATTGAAGACGACTCCGCGCTGCGCCTGCTGACGATCCGCACCACGTCGCTCGCGGACATGATGCCGATTTCGTATCTGGACAAAATCAAGCGCGTTCCGAACGTGACCCATGCCGCGCCGCTCCAATGGTTCAACGGCACATACCGCGATCCCAATTACCAGTTCGCCAATTTCGCGACGGATCCCAAGGCCATTTGGGAAATCTATTCCGAACAGAAAATCGCGCCCGAACAGGTCGCGGCATTCATCGCGGATCGCACCGCCGCCGTCGCGGGCGAGGATCTGATGCGGCGGTACGGATGGAAGATCGGCGACCGGTTCACGTTGAACGGCAACATCTTTCCGGTGGACCTCGATCTGAAAATCGTGGGATCGTTTACCGCGCCCATCACCCAGAACATGCTGTATTTTCATTACGACTACTTCAACGAGGCCATGGGCGGCCTCAACCAAGCGGGATCCTACGTCATTAAGGTGGCGGACGCGGCCTCGGTGCCGCTCGTGAGCGAGGCCATTGACGCCATGTTTCGCAACACGCCCGCCGAAACGAGGACGCAAACCGAAAAGGCGTTCGTCCTCGGATTCGTCTCCATGCTCGGCAACATACAACTGATTATCCTGTCGGTCGCGGGCGTGGTGGTGTTCACGATGCTGCTGGTATCGGTGAGCACCATGGCGATGAGCGTGCGCGAACGGTTGCGCGAGGTGGCCATTCTGCGCACGATCGGCTTCTCGCGCTGGACCGTCATGGCGCTGGTCGTCGCGGAGGCGATCTTCGTCGCGCTGGCGGGCACGGGCATGGGCATCGCGCTGGGCGAATCGCTGCGATTGATCGATCTGGACCGGATCACCCAGGGTTTCATCCCCAAATTCGATCCAAGCCTGTCCGCGTATCTCTCGGTACTGGCCGCCGGCATTGCGATCGGCTTGATCTCCGGTCTTTTGCCCGGATGGCAAGCCACGAATACCCCCATTACAAGCGCCATGCGGCAATTGGAATAA
- a CDS encoding ABC transporter permease, whose product MLIPIKYNIRYLAARWRGTMITAATFALVVATFIIVMSLAQGIERALTTTANPLNVIIMRSGVQAEGQSEIGMEQYRIARGVPGVATDENGDTITAPEILAMVNKPRYNGKMTNLQIRGVERMAFVLRPDVRIVEGRMFRPGLREAIVARTISNRFQGFRLGDTPRLGRGHFTIVGIFDARGTAYDSEVWADAREIMQEFDRERYSTVVVRARDEDAVQRIKDYVDKDPRLKLMAKDEAAYYAEQTKTARPVRAFAMFLAFTMAIGACFAGMNTMYANVANRVREIGTLRILGFTPAAVLASFLIESVCLALIGGAVGCIAALPINGLATGTTNFDSFTEITFHFTITPQLMLRGMVFAAFMGLFGGFLPAWSASRQPVLAALRQV is encoded by the coding sequence ATGCTTATCCCCATCAAATACAACATCCGGTACTTGGCGGCGCGCTGGCGCGGCACGATGATTACCGCCGCGACATTCGCCCTCGTCGTGGCGACGTTCATCATCGTGATGTCGCTCGCACAAGGCATCGAACGCGCCCTGACCACGACGGCCAATCCGCTCAACGTCATCATCATGCGGTCGGGCGTGCAGGCCGAGGGCCAGAGCGAGATCGGCATGGAACAATACCGGATCGCCCGTGGCGTGCCGGGCGTTGCCACGGACGAGAACGGCGACACCATCACCGCGCCCGAAATCCTTGCCATGGTGAACAAGCCGCGATACAACGGGAAAATGACCAACCTCCAGATACGCGGCGTCGAGCGGATGGCCTTCGTCCTGCGGCCGGACGTCCGAATCGTCGAGGGACGCATGTTTCGTCCGGGACTGCGCGAGGCCATCGTCGCCCGTACGATTTCCAACCGGTTCCAGGGCTTCCGATTGGGCGACACGCCCCGGCTCGGACGCGGCCATTTCACCATTGTCGGCATTTTCGACGCACGCGGCACGGCCTACGATTCGGAAGTGTGGGCGGACGCCCGCGAAATCATGCAGGAATTCGACCGGGAACGGTACAGCACGGTGGTCGTCCGCGCACGCGACGAGGACGCCGTCCAGCGCATCAAGGACTACGTTGACAAAGATCCCCGCCTGAAACTCATGGCGAAAGACGAGGCCGCCTACTACGCCGAACAGACCAAGACCGCCCGGCCCGTGCGCGCGTTCGCGATGTTCCTCGCGTTCACCATGGCCATTGGCGCGTGTTTCGCCGGCATGAACACGATGTACGCCAACGTTGCCAACCGCGTCCGCGAAATCGGCACGCTGCGCATCCTCGGATTCACCCCCGCGGCGGTGTTGGCCAGTTTTCTGATCGAATCCGTCTGCCTTGCGCTGATCGGCGGCGCCGTGGGCTGCATCGCCGCCCTGCCCATCAACGGACTCGCCACCGGCACGACCAACTTCGACTCCTTTACCGAGATCACCTTCCACTTCACCATCACCCCGCAACTGATGTTGCGAGGCATGGTCTTCGCCGCATTCATGGGTCTTTTCGGCGGATTCCTCCCCGCATGGTCCGCTTCCCGCCAGCCCGTCCTTGCCGCCCTCCGGCAGGTGTAG
- a CDS encoding efflux RND transporter periplasmic adaptor subunit, with the protein MDGANLDSELSKLRIDKERKRARRNRGRRVWAVLAAAVVCAGGVLAYGKWSAPLTVTTARVEVETAGSGRGPALVTASGYVVPRHKVEVSSKIIGRIQDIRVKRGDTVRQGDVLLTIDDAEYRARLQAAEAQVEAIKARLAELETGSRPQEIAAAEAAVASSEASLRNAVLDLRRIEALERQGAIARQELDRARAARDMAQARLDADRKQAELVRIGPRRETIEAAQAQLRQAEANVEAAKTELDYTIIRAPMDGTILEKLAEQGELVTNMNFGGTRGAKNSVVSMANLGDLQVEVDLNESEISKVALGQKAEIRLDSVPDRVFDGEVDEISPQADRQKGAVQIKVRLTNPDSAVKTEFNARVTFLGEPPADAQGVEARPRLRVPRSAVVRTGPDPVVYVLSEGRAKAVPVKTGPEGENGVGIEEGLSGSEIVITGPMDKIADGAHVAVAEK; encoded by the coding sequence ATGGACGGCGCGAATCTGGACAGTGAACTGTCGAAGTTACGGATTGACAAGGAACGCAAGCGGGCGCGGCGCAATCGCGGGCGGCGGGTTTGGGCCGTGCTTGCCGCGGCGGTGGTTTGTGCGGGCGGTGTTCTCGCGTATGGGAAATGGTCCGCGCCCCTAACGGTTACGACGGCGCGGGTGGAAGTCGAGACGGCCGGTTCGGGCCGGGGACCGGCGCTGGTTACGGCGAGCGGCTATGTGGTTCCGAGACACAAGGTCGAGGTCAGTTCCAAGATCATCGGACGCATTCAGGACATCCGTGTAAAGCGCGGCGACACGGTCAGGCAGGGCGACGTGCTGCTGACCATTGACGACGCGGAGTACCGGGCGCGATTGCAGGCGGCGGAGGCCCAGGTCGAGGCCATCAAGGCCCGCCTGGCGGAACTCGAAACCGGGTCGCGTCCGCAGGAAATTGCGGCGGCCGAAGCGGCGGTGGCTTCGTCGGAAGCTTCGCTGCGCAACGCCGTCCTCGATTTGCGCCGAATCGAGGCGCTCGAAAGGCAGGGCGCGATCGCGCGGCAGGAACTGGATCGTGCCCGCGCCGCGCGCGACATGGCCCAAGCGCGCCTCGATGCCGATCGCAAGCAGGCTGAACTGGTCCGGATCGGTCCGCGGCGCGAAACGATCGAAGCGGCGCAGGCGCAGTTGCGGCAGGCCGAAGCGAACGTCGAGGCCGCCAAAACGGAACTGGATTACACGATTATCCGCGCGCCCATGGACGGGACCATCCTCGAAAAACTGGCGGAACAGGGCGAACTCGTGACAAACATGAATTTCGGCGGCACGCGCGGCGCCAAGAACTCGGTCGTCTCGATGGCGAATCTCGGCGACTTGCAGGTCGAGGTGGATCTGAACGAGAGCGAAATATCGAAAGTGGCGCTGGGCCAGAAGGCGGAGATCCGGCTCGATTCGGTACCGGATCGCGTGTTCGACGGTGAAGTGGACGAAATTTCGCCGCAGGCGGATCGCCAGAAAGGCGCCGTCCAAATCAAGGTCCGGTTGACGAATCCGGACAGCGCGGTCAAGACCGAATTCAACGCGCGCGTGACGTTCCTGGGCGAACCGCCCGCCGACGCGCAGGGCGTCGAGGCGCGGCCCCGCCTCCGGGTTCCAAGATCCGCCGTGGTCCGAACCGGCCCGGATCCCGTGGTGTATGTCCTCTCCGAAGGCCGGGCCAAGGCCGTGCCGGTCAAGACCGGCCCGGAAGGTGAAAACGGCGTCGGGATCGAAGAGGGGCTTTCGGGATCGGAAATTGTCATCACGGGACCGATGGACAAGATCGCGGACGGCGCGCACGTCGCGGTGGCTGAAAAATGA
- a CDS encoding ABC transporter ATP-binding protein, which produces MNDTGRPGRPIIQIRGLRKVFVHGEAEVVALDNIDLDVQAGEFLSLMGPSGSGKSTLLHILAGIDRPTSGECWVLGRDIGDLGEDELSEWRSDHIGFIFQSFNLIPVLTAFENVEMPLLLTDLSRKERAEHVRTALDIVGLGDRMTHYPRQLSGGQEQRVAIARALVTDPDLIFADEPTGDLDARSAEDVLSILRKLNRDFGKTIIMVTHDPKASTHATVIRHLDKGEMLP; this is translated from the coding sequence ATGAACGACACGGGAAGGCCGGGCCGGCCGATTATCCAGATTCGCGGTCTGCGGAAAGTATTTGTCCACGGCGAGGCGGAGGTGGTGGCGCTGGACAATATAGATTTGGATGTGCAGGCGGGGGAATTCTTGTCGTTGATGGGTCCGTCGGGATCGGGAAAGTCAACGTTGCTGCACATTCTCGCCGGTATTGACCGCCCGACGAGCGGCGAATGTTGGGTGTTGGGCCGCGACATCGGCGATCTGGGCGAAGACGAACTTTCCGAATGGCGGAGCGATCACATCGGCTTCATCTTCCAGTCGTTCAACCTGATTCCCGTGCTGACGGCGTTTGAAAACGTGGAAATGCCGCTGCTTCTCACCGATCTGTCCCGGAAGGAACGCGCCGAACATGTGCGGACGGCGCTCGACATTGTCGGTCTCGGCGATCGCATGACGCATTACCCGCGCCAACTGTCCGGCGGGCAGGAGCAGCGCGTGGCGATTGCCCGCGCGCTCGTGACCGATCCGGATCTCATATTTGCCGACGAGCCGACCGGCGACCTCGACGCCCGTTCCGCCGAAGACGTGTTGAGCATCCTGCGGAAACTCAACCGCGATTTCGGCAAGACCATCATCATGGTCACGCACGATCCGAAAGCCTCGACCCACGCAACCGTCATCCGCCACCTCGATAAGGGCGAAATGCTGCCCTGA
- a CDS encoding ankyrin repeat domain-containing protein has translation MTNTWLNTMDDAFETPLSRAEHSNHGVLTSLMLQLERADRESGLAGSSLLHRSAALGLGRVVEALLSENVDPDLRDSIGETPLHKAARNGHSDIARMLLDAGANANAACVQGLTPLHWAAITGNAAITDLLLDACADPLVPAPYLDGLTPLALARIMGYGAVSRRLAGLAVA, from the coding sequence ATGACGAATACATGGCTGAACACGATGGACGATGCGTTCGAGACGCCTTTGAGCCGCGCAGAACACAGCAACCACGGCGTTCTGACGTCCTTGATGCTTCAGCTGGAACGGGCGGACCGCGAAAGCGGGCTGGCCGGTTCGAGTCTGCTGCATCGTTCGGCGGCCTTGGGTTTGGGCCGCGTGGTCGAAGCGTTGTTGTCGGAAAACGTGGATCCCGACTTGCGCGATTCGATCGGAGAGACGCCGCTTCACAAGGCCGCCCGAAATGGGCACAGCGATATTGCGCGGATGCTCCTCGATGCCGGCGCCAACGCGAACGCCGCATGCGTGCAGGGCTTGACGCCGCTGCATTGGGCCGCGATCACCGGCAACGCGGCGATAACGGATCTCTTGCTCGACGCGTGCGCCGATCCGCTGGTCCCGGCGCCTTATCTCGACGGTTTGACGCCCCTGGCGCTTGCCCGCATCATGGGATACGGGGCCGTTTCGCGGCGCCTGGCCGGATTGGCCGTCGCGTAA